A region from the Triticum urartu cultivar G1812 chromosome 1, Tu2.1, whole genome shotgun sequence genome encodes:
- the LOC125548032 gene encoding uncharacterized protein LOC125548032, with translation MASASPSRLLPPFPPPAAPTSRHTTLRAVPRSCSLAIPSLRCRASAPAAVDAGAPLLLEDRAGAVSIREFVTLDELHAAVCLRVRTFYEYARDTVGAEDHRKGLAEREYEALQNRISGNMINFRRVSCINGTVPLLPSLMSAEELCSTCKFVEDGEERIVVGSLDLNQCLWLPDELTGKRPGVTESSHTRAYLSNVCVAKELQRCGLGYALVDKSKKLARQWGITDLYVHVAINNEAAQKLYIKSGFVYESEEPAQQARHLGRPRRLLLWLDMKNETL, from the exons ATGGCGTCGGCGTCGCCGTCGCGGCTGCTGCCGCCCTTTCCCCCTCCAGCTGCCCCAACATCCCGCCACACAACTCTCCGCGCCGTCCCTCGCAGCTGCAGCCTCGCTATCCCGAGCCTCCGGTGCCGCGCCTCCGCTCCAGCGGCCGTTGACGCTGGCGCGCCGCTGCTGCTAGAGGACCGCGCCGGCGCGGTGTCCATCCGAGAGTTTGTCACGCTCGATGAGCTCCACGCCGCCGTGTGCCTCCGCGTTCGCACCTTCTACGAGTACGCCCGCGACACTGTCGGCGCCGAG GATCACAGGAAAGGTCTGGCAGAGAGGGAATATGAAGCATTACAAAATCGGATTTCTGGGAATATGATTAATTTTCGGAGAGTCTCTTGTATAAATGGGACAGTGCCACTGTTGCCATCGTTGATGTCAGCAGAGGAGCTTTGTTCAACATGCAAG TTTGTTGAAGATGGGGAAGAGAGAATAGTAGTTGGTAGTTTAGACCTGAATCAGTGCCTCTGGCTACCAGATGAACTGACTGGAAAGAGGCCAGGG GTAACTGAATCAAGCCATACACGGGCATATCTGAGCAATGTATGTGTTGCCAAGGAGCTCCAAAGATGCGGACTGGGCTATGCATTGGTTGACAAGTCTAAGAAGCTTGCTCGTCAATGGG GCATAACGGATTTGTATGTCCATGTTGCCATCAACAACGAGGCGGCACAAAAGCTGTACATCAAGAGTGGATTTGTGTACGAAAGCGAGGAGCCTGCCCAGCAGGCTAGGCATCTTGGGCGCCCTCGAAGGCTTCTTCTTTGGCTTGATATGAAGAACGAAACCTTGTGA